Sequence from the Undibacterium piscinae genome:
CCCCTGAGCGTATCAGGCAATAAAGCCGGCCCCAGACCGCCTTTCAGGGTCAGCCCATGGCATGAACCGCAATCCTGGCGTACCAGGGTGATCAACTCACCGCGCCGTGCCGGACTTGGAGCCGCCACCTCGGCTTGCGCTGCTGCAGGCGACGCTGCCAAAGCCGTATTGAGCGGTAGCAAATTGAGCGCACAGGCACAAACGATCAACGGCAGCTTGAGTATGGATGCGGGCGTTAGCCACATCGGCCTTGCCGAAATGGCGTCAGGCTGTTTTCTTTGCTTCAAATGACGCACTTCTTTCATGAAGATAATGTTATTAAGATGATAGTACTACGGCCTCAGGGTTAAGCTTAAGCGCGACTGATTGCGCAATCTCACCGAGTGCCACAAGATTACTCTGCGCCAAATTCTTGTTCATTGATAAGCGTCAACGATTTTCTAGCTATGCGGCTTTAAAATCAATTTATCCTGAACAGCACACCGAGAACACCTCATGACGCAGCCGCCCGCCACTTCATTCATAGTTAAAAAGCAAAATACGGGCACGGTATATCTGGTCGGCGCCGGCCCTGGCGATCCGGAATTACTGACCGTACGCGCAGCAAAATTACTAGGCCTGGCCGATGCCGTGGTCTACGATCACCTGGTCAGCACAGAAATACTGGCACTGGTACAAACTGACGCCGAGCTGATTTATGTCGGCAAGCAAGAAAGCATGCATACGCTGCCGCAGGACGGCATCAACGCTCTACTGGTACGTCTGGCAAAGCAGGGAAAAAATGTGGTCAGGCTCAAGGGCGGCGACCCTCATGCGCTGCCCCCTGCTCTACCGAAAATGCCAAGAGTCCGCCGCGGCGCAAGGCCAATCGCGCACCTTCAAACACCGCCTGCAGATCACCGATATACACCAGCACATCGGCTGCCGCAATCAAGTCAAAACAGTCCGGCTGCAACGCTAAAAACTGGCTCAGCTCTGCGCATATCAGTTCGTCGTATAACGCCGTTTGCGCGGCCTTATCCAGCATTTTTTCAGACAAATCAACGCCAGTGAGTCGATGCGAGTAAGGCCGTAAAAACGGCGCGCACAAGCCAGTACCACAACCGGCATCGAGCGTATCTAGTTCGCCCTTTGCCCTATGTCTATCGATAGCCTCGGCTAACAGTCGCGGCACCTGATACTGTAAAACCCCTTGCAGATGCTGATCAAAATGCCCGGCATACTGATCAAACAATTCTTTGACATAGCTGGCCGGCGCAACGGCTGGGGTGTCGCCCACGCCTAGCGCAGCGAGCAGATAATTGAGTTGGCTAGCGTCAGCGCCATGCGCCAGGGCTTGTTGGTAAGCGCCTATCGCCTGCTGCGGACGGTCCAGCGCACGCAAAGCATTGCCACGATAGTGATGGGCATTAGCGTAATCTGGCCGTATC
This genomic interval carries:
- a CDS encoding cytochrome c, translated to MWLTPASILKLPLIVCACALNLLPLNTALAASPAAAQAEVAAPSPARRGELITLVRQDCGSCHGLTLKGGLGPALLPDTLRGKPADSLQATIVYGRPGTAMPPWKRFLSEAEAAWIVEQLQKGFPDEK